The proteins below are encoded in one region of Ascochyta rabiei chromosome 9, complete sequence:
- a CDS encoding HECT-type E3 ubiquitin transferase, with product MFTSFTGNPRRSRQVNLSGRKTNPFGTPGTGAGSQPALDRAQQERAQRQRERDTLNAAKKIQKVWRGHASRQRVADYLRQTWDATEKEDCSHEDRPSYNDEKTALLQLQRLLRFASTRKEQDLERIRHLGARLQSTKELNVEARDASWPVAYFKFEKLLLAALQRMNKVPTSWWNNGSEKPDEQPVNLISILQFVAGQIPSETSQYANVYYNTLAETMSKLVPTLLDTTMEAAHWMTLETFLRTILVPLKAVTGYTLDAYDAFGQIFMTLPLLSSDSTSPLIRKFRDALAESINYKLLANALATSLKASGIQSRPQLKSSTSRVRLLGLFIYFHRYAHNFDSPEAYAIHQDFVMVVSLILNSLPVSIFGKDEIVMDISDEKDVSADTVTQFLMEQVQSLVNQEGIGSLLAGSSQSSGASEDEKIDEARQLANYALALLRFFPKRGDEIRMWLYIGPPDNRDGGRKSPAIRYFWEASKRSSVFATIFRDSRAAIELLKPKTSDSSASGLIQHGFWQAAQQEVNREAAAADEWRVILVFLELYTFVLKVTDDEEFFSAGKQDGLSGQVRDSGLPLTEVKDLTTFLKNLGFTLYFNAADITPAEERTNASTSLNFYNYQAVENQSTKEAQEPSVGGVAGLSLDYVKGLVTGLLRMVYERDSRRTFLPADHWLMTSRFDMTGFIPAVVEEEESRHKIQDEDAGDVDEEEEEEDYDDTPQLIGTSRVQQQRRLERLQRQQRKASRRRYLQAVAPRLEILQNMPFFIPFTTRVKIFREFVHLDMTKRRNTADPEAWRARMMFGGGPGDKHSARIRRDNEFEDAYEQFYPLGQGLKEPIQITFVDQFDAPEAGIDGGGVTKEFLTSVTNRAFMPTDSVDMFVENDQHLLYPNPAAVEEHKELLKQQGLRETSPDFRHEVTELLHRYEFLGRIIGKCLYEGILVDVNFAAFFLRKWALTGGTGSAPNESGYRPTLNDLRDLDEELYQGLHKLKTYPGDVEDFSLNFTVTDTVVTDHASSPKKTKAITKDLKSGGADTAVTNQNRLVYISYMARHRLQNQPYLQTTAFLRGLSTMIQPSWLSMFNHSELQTLISGTRTQIDVEDLRRNTIYGGTYVIGDDGLEHPTVQLFWRIMKDISDDERRAVLKFVTSTPRAPLLGFGTLNPRFSIRDGGSDQERLPSTSTCVNLLKLPMYREYGVLKEKLLYSVFSGAGFDLS from the coding sequence ATGTTCACCAGCTTCACCGGAAACCCACGGCGGTCCCGTCAGGTCAACCTTTCAGGTCGCAAGACGAACCCATTCGGCACACCAGGCACTGGCGCCGGGTCACAACCCGCCCTGGACCGCGCGCAGCAAGAGCGTGCACAACGACAGCGAGAAAGAGACACACTCAATGCGGCGAAGAAGATACAGAAAGTATGGAGAGGACATGCAAGCAGACAAAGAGTCGCCGACTATCTACGCCAGACATGGGATGCTACAGAGAAGGAAGACTGCAGCCATGAAGACCGCCCATCATACAACGACGAAAAGACGGCATTATTACAGTTACAACGACTGTTGCGCTTTGCATCCACACGCAAAGAGCAAGACCTGGAGCGCATAAGACATCTCGGAGCCCGGCTACAGTCGACCAAAGAGCTGAATGTGGAGGCACGAGATGCTTCGTGGCCAGTGGCATACTTCAAGTTTGAAAAATTGCTGCTGGCAGCTCTGCAGCGGATGAACAAGGTACCAACGTCTTGGTGGAATAATGGGTCAGAGAAGCCGGATGAACAACCTGTGAATCTCATTTCGATTTTGCAGTTCGTTGCTGGTCAGATTCCCTCAGAGACATCTCAGTATGCAAACGTCTACTACAACACCCTTGCCGAAACTATGTCGAAGCTAGTGCCAACCCTGTTGGACACGACGATGGAAGCCGCCCACTGGATGACATTGGAGACTTTCCTTCGTACGATCCTTGTGCCCCTCAAAGCAGTGACTGGATACACTTTGGACGCATACGATGCTTTCGGGCAAATCTTCATGACTCTCCCACTGCTTAGCTCTGATTCAACCTCGCCGCTCATTCGGAAGTTCAGAGACGCACTCGCTGAGTCCATCAACTACAAGCTACTCGCCAATGCACTAGCCACCTCACTCAAAGCGTCTGGTATACAATCACGCCCCCAGCTCAAGAGCTCGACCAGTCGTGTACGACTACTTGGCTTGTTCATTTACTTCCATCGATATGCGCATAACTTCGATTCACCAGAAGCTTACGCCATACATCAGGACTTTGTTATGGTTGTGTCTTTGATTCTAAATTCGCTGCCAGTCAGCATCTTTGGCAAGGATGAGATCGTGATGGACATATCCGACGAGAAAGATGTCTCCGCGGACACCGTCACACAGTTTCTCATGGAACAAGTGCAGTCCCTGGTCAATCAAGAAGGCATTGGCAGTCTTTTGGCCGGTTCATCACAGTCCTCTGGAGCGTCGGAAGACGAAAAGATCGACGAGGCGAGACAATTAGCCAACTACGCGCTTGCACTGCTTCGTTTTTTCCCTAAAAGGGGCGATGAGATACGCATGTGGCTGTACATTGGTCCTCCCGACAATAGAGATGGTGGACGGAAGTCTCCGGCGATCAGATACTTTTGGGAAGCTTCAAAGCGTTCATCAGTGTTTGCAACTATTTTCCGCGATTCGCGCGCCGCTATCGAGCTCTTGAAGCCGAAGACCTCAGACTCCAGTGCTTCAGGCCTGATTCAGCATGGTTTTTGGCAAGCGGCGCAACAAGAAGTCAACCgtgaggctgctgctgccgatGAGTGGAGGGTCATACTTGTCTTCCTCGAGCTGTACACATTTGTGCTCAAAGTGACGGACGATGAAGAGTTCTTCTCTGCAGGAAAACAGGACGGACTTTCTGGCCAGGTACGCGACAGTGGTCTCCCTCTAACCGAGGTGAAAGACCTGACGACATTCTTGAAGAATCTTGGGTTCACGTTATACTTCAACGCAGCCGACATCACCCCGGCAGAAGAGCGCACAAATGCAAGCACTAGCCTCAACTTCTACAACTACCAGGCTGTAGAGAATCAATCCACCAAGGAAGCACAAGAGCCTTCTGTTGGCGGCGTTGCAGGCCTTAGTCTCGATTATGTCAAAGGATTGGTTACTGGGCTCTTGCGTATGGTGTACGAGAGAGATTCACGACGCACATTCCTACCCGCTGATCACTGGCTGATGACTTCGCGTTTCGACATGACTGGCTTTATTCCAGCTGTGGTTGAGGAGGAAGAATCACGGCACAAGATCCAAGACGAAGACGCTGGTGATGTCgatgaagaagaggaagaggaggattATGACGACACACCACAGCTGATCGGCACGAGCCGTgtacagcagcagcgcaggcTGGAAAGGCtacagcggcagcagcgcaAGGCTTCACGGAGAAGATATTTGCAAGCGGTCGCACCGCGCTTAGAGATTCTGCAGAACATGCCTTTCTTCATTCCATTTACAACCAGAGTAAAGATCTTCCGCGAGTTCGTACATCTGGACATGACAAAACGGAGAAACACCGCTGATCCAGAGGCTTGGCGGGCGAGAATGATGTTTGGCGGTGGGCCTGGCGACAAGCACTCTGCAAGGATCCGACGCGATAACGAGTTCGAAGATGCCTACGAGCAGTTCTACCCACTGGGACAAGGACTCAAAGAGCCTATACAGATCACTTTCGTTGACCAGTTCGACGCACCAGAGGCTGGTATCGACGGTGGCGGAGTGACGAAGGAGTTTCTGACGAGCGTTACAAACCGAGCTTTCATGCCTACAGATTCCGTGGACATGTTTGTTGAGAACGATCAACACCTTCTCTACCCGAACCCCGCCGCGGTTGAAGAGCACAAGGAGCTGTTGAAGCAACAAGGATTGCGCGAAACCTCTCCAGACTTTCGACATGAAGTCACCGAGCTACTCCATCGCTACGAGTTTCTTGGTCGTATCATAGGAAAGTGTTTGTACGAGGGGATTTTGGTGGATGTCAACTTTGCGGCGTTCTTCCTTCGCAAGTGGGCGCTCACCGGCGGCACTGGCTCTGCACCGAACGAATCCGGATATCGTCCTACCCTCAACGACCTTCGTGATCTTGACGAAGAACTTTACCAAGGTCTCCATAAACTCAAAACTTATCCCGGCGACGTCGAAGACTTCTCGCTCAACTTCACTGTCACCGACACCGTTGTCACTGACCATGCCTCATCCCCTAAGAAAACCAAAGCCATCACCAAAGACCTTAAGTCCGGCGGTGCCGACACAGCAGTGACTAACCAAAACCGCTTGGTCTACATCAGCTACATGGCACGCCATCGTCTTCAGAACCAGCCATATCTGCAGACGACCGCCTTCCTCCGCGGCCTGAGTACAATGATACAACCGTCCTGGCTTTCCATGTTCAACCATTCAGAGCTGCAAACCCTCATTTCTGGCACACGAACTCAAATCGACGTCGAAGATCTGCGCCGCAACACCATCTACGGCGGCACCTACGTCATCGGTGACGATGGACTTGAGCACCCCACTGTACAGCTCTTCTGGAGAATCATGAAGGACATTAGCGATGACGAGCGGCGTGCGGTTCTCAAGTTCGTCACATCTACGCCGCGAGCGCCGTTGCTTGGGTTTGGTACACTGAATCCACGCTTCAGTATCAGGGATGGTGGAAGTGATCAAGAGAGGCTGCCTAGTACAAGCACTTGTGTAAATCTGCTAAAGCTGCCGATGTATAGAGAATATGGCGTGTTGAAGGAGAAGTTGCTGTATAGTGTGTTCAGCGGAGCCGGGTTTGACCTGAGCTAG
- a CDS encoding RNA helicase, which produces MAPQPKVDRSFGALTPALSEWILEAVDAMGFVKTTPVQHAAIPMFMKNSDVVVEAVTGSGKTLAFLIPIIERLLRLDVPIKKHHVGAIIISPTRELATQIHTVLCSVLKFHAPSAAALEPEDEDSDMEDADAPPKPTFPAGTLKVVPQLLLGGSVTPAQDLSAFLKKQTNVLIGTPGRLLELLSSRHVHCSSSFDALVLDEADRLLDLGFKDDLQKILSRLPKQRRTGLFSASVSEAVDQLIRVGLRNPVRIAVKVKARAAENGQIEDKRTPASLQMSYLVTPPSHKLPAIKQILALVQPQPQKTIFYLATCFAVDYFQHVLPEVLKGHTIVPLHGKHPDKVRRKNFTKFVDSVTPSILLTTDVAARGLDIPSVDLVLQLDPPSDPKTFIHRCGRAGRAGRKGLAVTFLTPGLEEDYVEFLRVRQTPVMPLINPSIAVTPEDIEQTTNAIRKVAKSDRAIYDKAQRGFVSWVRAYSKHTASSIFRVEDLDWTELGNAWGLLRLPRMPETKKWEGDKSLGVAMDFDAFAYKDKLREQQRQTELAEATAQGGTGKKFVKENKIANAWTQQKEHKATKELRREKKLSKREHDRRSKLTDEERKKEEELDKMIAQMREKVKQTEAAEEEDEFKGFDD; this is translated from the exons ATGGCGCCCCAACCCAAAGTGGATCGCTCGTTTGGAGCCTTGACGCCTGCGCTCTCTGAATGGATTCTCGAGGCTGTGGACGCCATGGGCTTCGTAAAGACCACACCGGTGCAGCACGCCGCCATTCCCATGTTCATGAAGAACTCCGATGTTGTCGTCGAAGCTGTTACAGGAAGTGGAAAAACTCTTGC CTTTCTAATACCCATTATTGAGCGCCTACTTCGACTCGATGTGCCAATCAAGAAGCATCACGTGGGTGCTATCATCATTTCGCCAACACGGGAACTAGCAACCCAGATCCACACTGTCTTATGCTCGGTTCTCAAGTTCCATGCTCCGTCAGCTGCAGCACTCGAACCAGAGGACGAGGACAGCGACATGGAAGACGCAGATGCCCCGCCAAAACCAACGTTCCCTGCTGGGACCCTCAAAGTCGTGCCTCAGCTACTTCTTGGTGGTTCAGTCACACCTGCTCAAGACCTCAGCGCATTCTTGAAGAAGCAGACCAACGTCCTCATTGGCACACCTGGAAGATTACTCGAGCTGCTCTCTTCTCGACATGTTCATTGTTCATCGTCATTTGACGCCCTCGTCCTTGACGAGGCTGATCGCCTTCTAGATCTTGGTTTCAAGGACGATTTACAGAAGATCCTGTCACGACTTCCTAAGCAACGGCGAACAGGACTATTCAGTGCCAGTGTCAGTGAAGCCGTCGACCAACTTATCCGTGTAGGCCTACGCAACCCGGTCCGGATTGCTGTCAAAGTCAAAGCGAGGGCAGCCGAGAATGGTCAGATTGAGGATAAACGGACACCTGCCAGCTTACAAATGTCCTACCTTGTAACACCACCTTCGCACAAGCTCCCCGCTATCAAGCAGATTCTTGCCTTGGTGCAGCCACAGCCGCAGAAGACCATATTCTACTTGGCCACATGTTTTGCTGTCGACTACTTCCAGCATGTACTTCCAGAAGTACTCAAGGGCCACACCATCGTTCCACTCCACGGGAAACACCCTGACAAGGTCCGTCGAAAGAACTTCACCAAGTTTGTCGACAGCGTCACACCTTCGATCTTACTAACTACCGATGTCGCCGCTCGCGGGTTGGACATTCCTTCCGTAGATCTTGTCTTGCAGCTCGATCCTCCAAGTGATCCAAAGACCTTTATTCATCGTTGTGGTCGTGCCGGACGCGCAGGGCGGAAGGGTCTCGCTGTCACTTTCCTCACACCAGGCCTCGAGGAGGACTACGTCGAGTTTCTACGTGTGCGGCAAACTCCTGTTATGCCACTCATAAATCCAAGCATTGCCGTCACCCCAGAAGACATCGAGCAAACCACCAATGCGATCAGGAAGGTTGCCAAATCCGATCGTGCTATCTACGACAAGGCGCAACGCGGGTTTGTGTCCTGGGTTCGTGCGTACAGCAAGCACACCGCTAGCTCCATCTTTCGTGTCGAGGATCTGGATTGGACTGAGCTTGGAAATGCCTGGGGTCTGCTCCGACTTCCCCGCATGCCTGAAACGAAGAAGTGGGAGGGCGATAAGTCACTCGGTGTTGCGATGGACTTCGATGCTTTCGCGTACAAGGATAAGTTGCGCGAGCAACAGCGTCAGACTGAGCTCGCAGAGGCTACAGCTCAAGGTGGCACAGGCAAGAAATTCGTCAAGGAAAACAAGATTGCAAATGCCTGGACGCAGCAGAAAGAACACAAAGCCACCAAAGAGCTCAGGCGTGAGAAGAAGCTGTCGAAGCGTGAGCACGACCGTAGATCGAAGCTGACTGACGAAGAACGGAAGAAAGAAGAGGAACTAGACAAGATGATTGCACAGATGCGCGAGAAGGTGAAGCAGACAGAAGCTGCTGAGGAGGAAGATGAATTCAAGGGATTCGACGATTGA
- a CDS encoding Unspecific peroxygenase — protein sequence MRGISCIKTRPFTHLTVSIQHLFNTFISQSSILPHRHAFLHNQRFVHNPALCSGMAQRYGDEQTDAETRGATTTRPCLQVRTTNTGLPALGLDAQEQLVSVGAGSRHEFQSPGGGDIHGQCPGLNAAANHNFIPRNGLLTTAQTVQGLGDAYNMSPGLALFLAVMLTALARDPVSNRWSIGGKFTPTVPFMFQDKWRISPGHPPKSQWQFPQQHHENRLITAQLHSIFG from the coding sequence ATGCGAGGAATCAGCTGTATCAAGACGAGGCCCTTTACACATTTGACTGTCAGCATCCAACACTTGTTCAATACTTTCATCTCTCAATCTTCAATTCTCCCCCACCGTCATGCGTTTCTCCACAACCAGCGCTTTGTCCACAACCCTGCCCTTTGCAGCGGCATGGCCCAACGTTATGGAGATGAACAGACAGATGCAGAAACGCGAGGAGCCACCACCACACGACCCTGTCTTCAAGTCCGGACGACAAATACTGGACTACCAGCTCTGGGTCTCGATGCTCAAGAACAGCTTGTCAGTGTGGGCGCTGGTAGTCGCCATGAATTTCAATCTCCTGGTGGAGGTGACATTCATGGGCAGTGCCCCGGTCTAAACGCTGCTGCCAACCACAACTTCATTCCTCGCAACGGTCTGCTCACCACGGCACAGACTGTTCAGGGTCTTGGTGATGCATACAACATGTCTCCCGGTCTTGCTCTGTTCCTTGCTGTTATGTTAACTGCACTGGCCAGAGACCCAGTCTCGAATCGCTGGTCAATTGGCGGAAAGTTCACACCTACCGTCCCTTTCATGTTTCAGGATAAATGGCGGATAAGCCCAGGCCACCCACCAAAATCACAATGGCAATTCCCTCAACAACACCATGAAAACAGATTAATTACAGCACAACTACACAGTATTTTTGGCTAA
- a CDS encoding Unspecific peroxygenase, with protein MRSWENLYNCAESYTLEDVAAQSDYVTRWSTLNDSYYFSAPFSGMVAPAAHNFVINFMSNYSAENPGGFLSRDVLKSFFAVTGEGPGSFVHNRGKERIPDNWYERPLANAYNISEVLADDQVPGIVRIGRNTVTTNSFAGVDLQDLTSGAFNAADFANGNKGACFLLQASLACLPDISNPLLSFC; from the coding sequence ATGCGATCCTGGGAGAACCTTTACAACTGCGCTGAGTCCTACACACTGGAAGACGTGGCTGCACAGTCCGACTATGTAACTCGCTGGTCAACCCTTAACGACTCCTACTACTTCTCAGCTCCCTTCTCCGGCATGGTTGCACCTGCTGCACACAATTTCGTCATCAACTTCATGTCAAACTACAGCGCCGAGAACCCTGGCGGCTTCCTTTCTCGCGACGTACTCAAGAGCTTTTTCGCCGTGACTGGCGAAGGTCCCGGCTCATTTGTGCACAACCGCGGTAAAGAGCGCATCCCAGACAACTGGTACGAGAGGCCTCTTGCCAACGCCTACAACATTTCAGAAGTCCTTGCCGATGATCAGGTCCCCGGCATCGTTCGCATCGGTCGAAACACCGTTACCACCAACTCCTTCGCTGGCGTCGATCTCCAGGATCTTACTAGTGGTGCTTTCAATGCTGCCGATTTTGCCAACGGTAACAAAGGCGCCTGCTTCTTGTTGCAAGCTTCCCTCGCCTGCCTTCCTGATATCTCCAACCCACTTTTATCTTTCTGTTAG
- a CDS encoding Diacylglycerol kinase (CTP) yields MASSKQYQIPHTPRVISPSPTPSEAGSGKDGYFGPVTRASARKSRVQSPQPIEEDSSGSDPEKRARTRSRDPTLEGGIGRRKVSGLTYRRQQNGGLKKDVTLPSGTNNGHLSPAAANKNYWREMSRSPSPLGLIPIHQEWRSFIHRHEIPRKILHVSIGFVSIFLYCTGRQLSQIHPVLLAMLIPVAVTDVIRHRYWQVNRFYIRCLGALMRESEVDGYNGVISYLLGAWIVMRFCPKDVGVMSILLLSWCDTAASTFGRLWGHLTPKVRKGKSLAGTIAACVTGIITAVLWWGWLGPLYSELNHGDNAFAFQGALILPARVQQSLGLSAAQSSITGYTALGVMSLVTGIIASGSEALDLFGWDDNLTIPVLCGAGLWAFLSVFG; encoded by the exons ATGGCCTCGTCCAAGCAGTATCAGATACCGCACACCCCGCGCGTCATCTCGCCTTCGCCCACTCCTTCTGAGGCAGGCAGTGGAAAAGATGGCTACTTCGGTCCTGTGACGCGTGCTTCGGCGCGCAAAAGCAGAGTACAATCTCCCCAGCCTATAGAAGAGGATTCGTCAGGCTCAGATCCTGAGAAGCGCGCGCGAACGAGAAGCCGCGATCCCACACTCGAGGGAGGAATAGGGCGCAGGAAAGTCAGCGGGTTGACGTACCGAAGGCAGCAGAACGGCGGGTTGAAGAAAGACGTCACCTTGCCGAGTGGAACGAACAACGGACATTTGTCACCAGCAGCTGCAAACAAAAATTACTGGAGGGAAATGAGCCGCAGTCCAAGTCCACTCGGATTGATACCCATCCACCAGGAATGGCGGTCTTTC ATCCACCGCCATGAAATCCCCCGCAAGATCCTCCACGTCTCCATCGGCTTTGTATCCATCTTCCTCTACTGCACCGGCCGTCAGCTGTCGCAGATCCACCCCGTCTTGCTCGCCATGCTGATCCCCGTCGCCGTCACCGACGTAATCCGACACCGCTACTGGCAGGTCAACCGCTTTTATATCCGCTGTCTCGGCGCGCTGATGCGTGAATCCGAAGTGGATGGTTACAACGGTGTCATCTCATACCTCCTTGGCGCATGGATTGTTATGCGCTTCTGTCCCAAGGATGTCGGGGTAATGAGCATCTTGTTGCTCAGCTGGTGCGACACTGCAGCATCGACGTTTGGTCGTCTCTGGGGACATTTGACGCCCAAGGTCAGAAAGGGCAAGAGCCTTGCTGGTACAATCGCGGCATGTGTGACCGGAATCATCACGGCTGTCCTGTGGTGGGGCTGGCTGGGACCCTTATATTCAGAGCTCAACCACGGCGACAACGCCTTTGCTTTCCAAGGCGCTCTTATCTTGCCAGCCCGAGTGCAGCAATCACTCGGCCTGTCTGCTGCACAGAGCTCCATTACGGGGTATACCGCGCTTGGTGTCATGTCGTTGGTGACAGGCATCATCGCAAGCGGCAGCGAGGCGCTTGACCTGTTCGGTTGGGACGACAACCTGACGATTCCAGTCCTTTGCGGCGCAGGACTGTGGGCCTTCCTCAGCGTCTTCGGCTGA
- a CDS encoding E2 ubiquitin-conjugating enzyme, translating into MASSSSAAAGLLSRQLKQMQNDKSISGISCGLVDSNVFEWEVMLMIDDDTKFYGGGFFRARLNFPSEYPLLPPKMRFETPIFHPNSKFFLRQTFRALPSDPPPVYQNGEVCISILHPPEEDKYGYESAAERWSPVQTPETILLSVISMLSSPNDESPANVEAAALWRENTPEFKKRVRKCVRDSLEFE; encoded by the exons ATGGCATCATCATCGTCAGCCGCCGCAGGGCTCCTCTCGCGCCAGTTGAAGCAGATGCAGAACGACAAGAGCATATCAGGAATCAGCTGTGGGCTGGTGGACAGCAACGTCTTCGAGTGGGAAGTGATGCTGATGATTGACGACGACACAAAGTTCTATGGAG GTGGCTTCTTCCGCGCACGGCTCAACTTCCCCTCAGAATACCCGCTTCTACCGCCCAAGATGCGCTTTGAGACCCCCATCTTCCACCCCAACAGCAAGTTCTTCCTACGCCAAACATTCCGAGCCCTCCCATCTGACCCACCACCAGTCTACCAGAACGGCGAAGTTTGCATCTCTATCCTTCACCCACCCGAGGAAGACAAGTACGGCTACGAATCAGCAGCCGAGCGCTGGTCCCCGGTCCAGACCCCCGAGACGATCCTCCTCTCTGTCATATCGATGCTCTCGAGCCCGAACGACGAGTCACCTGCCAACGTAGAAGCTGCTGCGCTGTGGCGAGAAAACACACCCGAGTTCAAGAAGCGCGTGAGGAAGTGTGTACGAGATAGCTTGGAGTTTGAGTAG